A window of the Dioscorea cayenensis subsp. rotundata cultivar TDr96_F1 chromosome 14, TDr96_F1_v2_PseudoChromosome.rev07_lg8_w22 25.fasta, whole genome shotgun sequence genome harbors these coding sequences:
- the LOC120276348 gene encoding uncharacterized protein LOC120276348 gives MAAAAAALRQPWTTLCTIMAADTSNPSYRACSLCDRPLPDSPSSSPCPLCIRHSSAAGSHRLFRLLISIATSDKVLIVICFDRATRAIFGGSADEFFDLCELHPDAVWMAGEMMVGEICRVTLRRPTNGNAEHLRAVSLVPLRAEFRPVIARLRSLYGAPSH, from the exons ATGgcagcggcggcggcggcgcTCCGGCAACCATGGACGACGCTTTGCACTATAATGGCCGCCGATACCTCCAACCCCTCCTACCGCGCTTGCTCCCTCTGCGATCGGCCCCTCCCCGACTCCCCTTCCTCCTCCCCCTGCCCTCTTTGCATCCGCCACTCCTCCGCCGCCGGCTCTCACCGCCTCTTCCGCCTTCTC ATCTCCATCGCGACATCAGACAAAGTATTGATTGTGATCTGTTTCGATAGGGCAACACGCGCGATCTTCGGCGGCAGCGCCGATGAGTTCTTCGACCTTTGCGAACTCCACCCTGACGCTG TGTGGATGGCTGGGGAGATGATGGTTGGGGAGATTTGCCGGGTGACGTTGCGGCGGCCGACGAATGGCAATGCGGAGCACTTGCGTGCCGTGTCGCTCGTCCCTCTACGCGCTGAGTTCCGGCCGGTGATTGCGCGGCTGCGGAGCTTGTATGGAGCTCCGAGTCATTGA
- the LOC120275387 gene encoding transcription factor MYB36-like, with protein MGRTPCCDKANVKKGPWSPEEDNKLKEFIEKYGTGGNWIALPHKAGLRRCGKSCRLRWLNYLRPNIKHGEFSPDEDMIICNLFANIGSRWSVIAAQLPGRTDNDIKNYWNTKLKKRVLGITSTTTTSSSSHERINKPPIQMSSSSSSSLNTSTVFQTASLQQYYKMEDINGSVLMFGSDYNQNVDLGNYIFGGVLPYDHHNVYEDEFSQLFTNSSHEGAGKFMY; from the exons ATGGGAAGGACACCATGTTGTGATAAGGCAAATGTGAAGAAGGGACCATGGTCTCCAGAGGAAGATAACAAGCTCAAGGAGTTCATTGAAAAGTATGGCACTGGTGGCAATTGGATTGCTCTACCTCACAAAGCTG GATTGAGAAGGTGCGGCAAGAGTTGCAGATTGAGATGGCTAAATTATCTCAGACCAAACATTAAACATGGTGAGTTCTCTCCTGATGAAGACATGATCATTTGCAACCTCTTTGCCAACATTGGAAGCAG GTGGTCTGTGATAGCAGCACAACTTCCAGGAAGAACAGACAATGATATAAAGAATTATTGGAACACAAAGCTCAAGAAGAGAGTTCTTGGAATCACTAGCACTACAactacttcttcttcatctcatgAGAGAATTAATAAACCTCCCATTCAaatgtcttcatcttcatcttcatctttaaaCACATCAACAGTATTTCAAACTGCATCACTGCAACAGTACTACAAAATGGAAGACATTAATGGAAGTGTCCTCATGTTTGGAAGTGATTACAACCAAAATGTAGATCTTGGGAACTATATCTTTGGTGGAGTACTTCCATATGATCATCATAATGTTTATGAGGATGAGTTTTCACAGCTGTTCACCAATAGTAGTCATGAAGGAGCAGGGAAATTCATGTACTAG